The following coding sequences are from one Archaeoglobaceae archaeon window:
- a CDS encoding NAD(P)/FAD-dependent oxidoreductase, whose translation MKDIVIIGAGVTGGFIAKELSKFNIDVLVLERKLAPGLEQTKSCSGIIHPFQLPFKLLRSKLCLEGNRMMDAEAEELGFEFKRVGLITVATNLLTFLAIPFIILYLRKHGVFAKPIRKKKLLEMEPNLNEKVYGGVFIPSAGVVNPVEMTAKACLFAKLNGVEFLYGCEVVGIERKGEHFVVKTNKGEFETKVVINCAGIYADEIAKMVGYEMKIIPGKGTHVVFAEKGFNRHLVVAIPLKPNKRTKGGGALIGFDGKPLWGPNLIDVESKEDTSVKKEEIEGIIAKFAPLFKTTPKEIIAVYAGLRSIAGSDFVINEPVKGFINVAGIQSPGLTAAPAIAKMVLQIVSKHFDLRRKEKIARLPKKEKSEEEICRSLESDEIVCFCNMVTKREILEIAKEFKCLDGVRQITWAGMDCEKCKAEIIRLIGDKVLKDREGGEIAWL comes from the coding sequence TTGAAGGACATCGTAATCATTGGAGCGGGAGTTACGGGTGGCTTTATTGCAAAAGAGCTCTCAAAGTTCAATATTGATGTTCTTGTTTTGGAGAGAAAACTTGCCCCGGGTCTGGAGCAAACTAAGTCTTGCTCCGGAATTATTCATCCGTTTCAATTGCCCTTCAAGCTTTTAAGGAGCAAGCTTTGCTTGGAAGGAAACAGAATGATGGATGCTGAAGCAGAAGAGCTTGGCTTCGAGTTTAAGCGTGTTGGGCTAATAACCGTTGCCACAAACCTTCTGACTTTTTTGGCAATTCCTTTTATAATTCTCTATCTTAGAAAGCATGGAGTTTTTGCAAAACCGATTAGAAAGAAAAAATTGCTTGAGATGGAACCAAATTTGAATGAAAAAGTCTATGGTGGAGTCTTTATTCCGTCCGCAGGCGTGGTTAATCCAGTTGAAATGACCGCAAAGGCTTGCCTTTTTGCAAAGCTCAATGGTGTCGAATTCCTTTATGGCTGTGAAGTTGTCGGAATAGAGCGAAAAGGAGAGCATTTTGTTGTTAAAACAAATAAAGGCGAGTTTGAAACCAAAGTAGTAATCAACTGCGCAGGCATTTATGCTGACGAGATTGCCAAAATGGTTGGCTACGAAATGAAAATAATCCCTGGCAAGGGAACACATGTAGTCTTTGCAGAGAAGGGATTTAATAGGCACTTAGTCGTTGCCATACCTCTAAAGCCTAATAAGAGGACAAAAGGTGGTGGTGCTCTAATCGGCTTCGATGGTAAACCGCTTTGGGGTCCCAATCTTATTGACGTTGAGAGCAAGGAAGACACGAGTGTCAAGAAAGAAGAAATCGAAGGAATAATTGCCAAATTTGCTCCACTTTTCAAAACAACTCCGAAGGAAATAATAGCGGTTTATGCAGGGCTTAGATCGATTGCTGGAAGCGATTTTGTAATCAATGAGCCAGTAAAGGGATTCATAAATGTTGCGGGAATTCAGAGTCCTGGCTTAACTGCTGCACCCGCAATAGCGAAAATGGTCTTGCAAATTGTTTCAAAGCACTTTGATTTGAGAAGAAAGGAAAAAATAGCCAGATTGCCCAAGAAAGAGAAAAGCGAGGAAGAAATTTGCAGATCTCTCGAGAGCGATGAAATAGTCTGTTTCTGCAATATGGTTACCAAGAGAGAAATCTTGGAAATCGCAAAGGAATTCAAATGCCTTGATGGAGTTAGGCAGATTACTTGGGCGGGAATGGATTGCGAGAAATGCAAAGCAGAGATTATCAGGCTTATTGGCGATAAAGTTTTGAAGGATCGTGAAGGAGGGGAGATTGCATGGTTGTAA